The following are encoded in a window of Cyprinus carpio isolate SPL01 chromosome B18, ASM1834038v1, whole genome shotgun sequence genomic DNA:
- the siah1 gene encoding E3 ubiquitin-protein ligase Siah1 isoform X2, translated as MDEEMSRQTATALPTGTSKCPPSQRVPTLSGTTASNSDLASLFECPVCFDYVLPPILQCQSGHLVCSNCRPKLTCCPTCRGPLGSIRNLAMEKVANSVLFPCKYASSGCEVTLPHTDKAEHEELCEFRPYSCPCPGASCKWQGSLDAVMPHLLHQHKSITTLQGEDIVFLATDINLPGAVDWVMMQSCFGFHFMLVLEKQEKYDGHQQFFAIVQLIGTRKQAENFAYRLELNGHRRRLTWEATPRSIHEGIATAIMNSDCLVFDTSIAQLFAENGNLGINVTISMC; from the coding sequence AAATGAGTCGCCAGACTGCCACAGCGCTGCCCACAGGAACCTCTAAGTGCCCCCCTTCTCAGCGCGTCCCTACCTTGTCGGGCACCACCGCATCCAACAGTGACCTCGCCAGCCTGTTCGAGTGCCCGGTCTGTTTTGACTATGTGCTGCCACCCATCCTGCAGTGCCAGAGCGGCCATTTGGTTTGTAGCAACTGCCGGCCCAAACTCACCTGCTGCCCCACCTGCAGAGGCCCTCTTGGTTCAATCCGCAATTTGGCCATGGAGAAAGTGGCCAACTCAGTGCTTTTCCCATGCAAGTATGCCTCATCGGGCTGCGAAGTCACCCTACCGCACACAGACAAGGCTGAACACGAGGAGCTTTGTGAATTCCGGCCATACTCTTGCCCCTGTCCTGGCGCCTCCTGCAAGTGGCAGGGATCTCTCGACGCCGTCATGCCCCACTTGCTGCACCAGCACAAGTCCATTACCACGCTACAAGGTGAGGATATTGTCTTCCTGGCCACAGACATCAACTTGCCTGGGGCGGTGGACTGGGTCATGATGCAGTCATGCTTCGGCTTCCATTTTATGCTTGTGCTGGAGAAGCAGGAGAAATATGACGGCCACCAGCAGTTCTTTGCCATCGTGCAGCTGATCGGCACACGGAAACAGGCGGAAAACTTCGCCTACCGGCTGGAGTTGAACGGCCACCGGCGGCGACTCACCTGGGAAGCAACGCCACGTTCAATTCACGAGGGCATCGCCACCGCCATCATGAACAGTGACTGCCTTGTGTTTGACACCTCCATTGCTCAGCTGTTTGCAGAGAACGGCAACCTGGGCATCAACGTCACCATATCCATGTGCTGA
- the siah1 gene encoding E3 ubiquitin-protein ligase Siah1 isoform X3, translated as MSRQTATALPTGTSKCPPSQRVPTLSGTTASNSDLASLFECPVCFDYVLPPILQCQSGHLVCSNCRPKLTCCPTCRGPLGSIRNLAMEKVANSVLFPCKYASSGCEVTLPHTDKAEHEELCEFRPYSCPCPGASCKWQGSLDAVMPHLLHQHKSITTLQGEDIVFLATDINLPGAVDWVMMQSCFGFHFMLVLEKQEKYDGHQQFFAIVQLIGTRKQAENFAYRLELNGHRRRLTWEATPRSIHEGIATAIMNSDCLVFDTSIAQLFAENGNLGINVTISMC; from the coding sequence ATGAGTCGCCAGACTGCCACAGCGCTGCCCACAGGAACCTCTAAGTGCCCCCCTTCTCAGCGCGTCCCTACCTTGTCGGGCACCACCGCATCCAACAGTGACCTCGCCAGCCTGTTCGAGTGCCCGGTCTGTTTTGACTATGTGCTGCCACCCATCCTGCAGTGCCAGAGCGGCCATTTGGTTTGTAGCAACTGCCGGCCCAAACTCACCTGCTGCCCCACCTGCAGAGGCCCTCTTGGTTCAATCCGCAATTTGGCCATGGAGAAAGTGGCCAACTCAGTGCTTTTCCCATGCAAGTATGCCTCATCGGGCTGCGAAGTCACCCTACCGCACACAGACAAGGCTGAACACGAGGAGCTTTGTGAATTCCGGCCATACTCTTGCCCCTGTCCTGGCGCCTCCTGCAAGTGGCAGGGATCTCTCGACGCCGTCATGCCCCACTTGCTGCACCAGCACAAGTCCATTACCACGCTACAAGGTGAGGATATTGTCTTCCTGGCCACAGACATCAACTTGCCTGGGGCGGTGGACTGGGTCATGATGCAGTCATGCTTCGGCTTCCATTTTATGCTTGTGCTGGAGAAGCAGGAGAAATATGACGGCCACCAGCAGTTCTTTGCCATCGTGCAGCTGATCGGCACACGGAAACAGGCGGAAAACTTCGCCTACCGGCTGGAGTTGAACGGCCACCGGCGGCGACTCACCTGGGAAGCAACGCCACGTTCAATTCACGAGGGCATCGCCACCGCCATCATGAACAGTGACTGCCTTGTGTTTGACACCTCCATTGCTCAGCTGTTTGCAGAGAACGGCAACCTGGGCATCAACGTCACCATATCCATGTGCTGA